The Microbacterium luteum nucleotide sequence ATCGCGTCGGGCACCGCCCCGCCGTACATCCCCGAGTGCGACGCGTGCTCGAGGGTGCGCACGGTCAGCGTGAAGCGTGCGTTGCCGCGCAGCGTCACGGTCAGGGCGGGCGTCGTCGCGTCCCAGTTCGTGGAGTCGGCGACGACGATCACGTCGGCTCGCAGATCATCGGCGTTGTCGGAGAGGAACTGCGCGAACGAGCGCGACCCCGCTTCCTCCTCGCCCTCGATGAACAGCGACAGCCCGAGATCGAAGTCCGGACCCACAGCGTCGACGAGGGCGCGGATCGCGCCGATGTGAGCCATGATGCCGGCCTTGTCGTCGGCAGCGCCGCGGCCGTAGAGACGCCCGTCCCGCACGGTCGGCTCGAAAGGCGGCGTGTCCCAGAGCGACTCGTCGCCGACCGGCTGCACGTCGTGATGCGCGTACAGCAGGATCGTGGGTCGGCCGTTGCGAGGGTGCCGGCGCGCCAGCACCGCGGGCTTGCCGACCTCATCCGTCCCGGGTATCGCCGCCCTCCGGATCGAGACCTCGTCGAACACCCCGGTCTTCTCGGCGAGTTCGGCCACCGCCGCGGCGGTTCGCCCAACTTGTGCCTCGTCGAACCCGGGGAAGGCGATGGACGGAATGCGCACCAGGGCGCCCAGATCGGCCAGCGCGGAGGGGATGCCGGCCGCGGCCGCGGCGGTGACCGCATCGTCGAGAGTCTGCTCAGAAGCCATGCGGGTAATCTTAAGTGCAGCAGTCACCGCGATCCGAGGATTCATCGTGCCCAACACCCCCGCCGCCCCGGCGCCCAAGGACGAGTCGACCGAGACAGAGACGTCGGTCGCCGGCAAGGGTCGTCCCACCCCCTCTCGTGCAGAGCGGGAGGCCGCCCGGAAGCGCCCCCTCGTGCCCGACACCAAAGAGGCCAAGGCGCGCCAGCGCGCCGAGCTGGCCGCCAAGCGCGAGAAGGCCCGGCAGGGAATGGCCGCCGGCGAGGAGAAGTACCTGCCGCAGCGCGACAAGGGTCCGCAGCGCAGGTTCGTCCGCGACTTCGTCGACGCGGGCTGGCACCTCGCTGAGTTCGTCATGCCGGCGATGATCCTCGTGATCGTCGCCACGCTCATGCCGGTCGTCGAGGTGCAGTACTACGCTCTCCTGG carries:
- a CDS encoding dipeptidase, with protein sequence MASEQTLDDAVTAAAAAGIPSALADLGALVRIPSIAFPGFDEAQVGRTAAAVAELAEKTGVFDEVSIRRAAIPGTDEVGKPAVLARRHPRNGRPTILLYAHHDVQPVGDESLWDTPPFEPTVRDGRLYGRGAADDKAGIMAHIGAIRALVDAVGPDFDLGLSLFIEGEEEAGSRSFAQFLSDNADDLRADVIVVADSTNWDATTPALTVTLRGNARFTLTVRTLEHASHSGMYGGAVPDAMMAAVTLLSSLWDADGAVAVDGLLTRDGETPDYPEDTLRAEAGLPDGVQPIGTGSILSRLWNKPSLTVTGIDAPSVRNASNTLSPEVAVVVSARIAPGQPAAEAYAAIESHLRAHAPWGAHLEFSDVDLGDGFLVDTDGWAVAEAREALAAGYGVAPVDLGVGGSIPFISDLVRAFPEAQILVTGVEDPHARAHSPNESLHLDTFRHALTAEALLLARLDRRGA
- a CDS encoding DUF3043 domain-containing protein — encoded protein: MPNTPAAPAPKDESTETETSVAGKGRPTPSRAEREAARKRPLVPDTKEAKARQRAELAAKREKARQGMAAGEEKYLPQRDKGPQRRFVRDFVDAGWHLAEFVMPAMILVIVATLMPVVEVQYYALLALWGFIIFVVGDMIYTSIRVKGAARAKFGEDRLEKGLGWYGAMRIVQMRFLRLPKPQVTRGQYPA